In Mycolicibacterium mucogenicum DSM 44124, the following are encoded in one genomic region:
- a CDS encoding DUF7213 family protein — MSDEDQLQPRTPETVAAYQALDAAVMELHRLVEARNPEPPAVATDYVLVVGAMYIDSSGDRNGVVEVFPKDGSQPAYVTTGLLDSALRMVNQ, encoded by the coding sequence ATGAGCGATGAAGACCAGCTGCAACCTCGCACACCGGAGACGGTGGCCGCCTACCAGGCGCTCGACGCGGCAGTGATGGAGCTCCACCGGCTGGTTGAAGCGCGAAACCCCGAACCGCCAGCAGTCGCCACGGACTATGTCCTCGTCGTCGGAGCGATGTACATCGACTCATCGGGCGACCGCAACGGTGTCGTCGAAGTGTTCCCGAAAGACGGCAGTCAACCCGCGTACGTCACGACAGGCCTGCTCGATAGCGCACTGCGCATGGTCAACCAATGA
- a CDS encoding DUF7341 domain-containing protein, whose translation MSNAAATARLGNFLDSLAELRRAVDRLTKPTEQYLNSAYNVEPSLYGQLAAGVDSYRGLASRGVARSRPPIWVEAEDMLSNINLMVGVWPTGRAGSVTQQLQALANKAWSVHQTRQVRRLATIIEAWCDDIVILLNEQHTKYLSDQDQDGRWRNAACPACGVDTVYHLDSAGEHVRTPALRIVTEFGADCANCGHYWAPNQYMELATDLGCERPAGVLQ comes from the coding sequence ATGAGCAACGCCGCTGCCACTGCCCGACTCGGCAACTTCCTCGACTCGCTGGCCGAGCTGCGCCGTGCAGTCGATCGACTGACCAAGCCGACGGAGCAGTATTTGAACAGCGCCTACAACGTCGAACCGAGCCTGTACGGGCAGCTCGCCGCCGGCGTCGACAGCTACCGGGGCTTGGCCAGCCGCGGCGTCGCTCGATCGCGCCCACCAATATGGGTCGAAGCCGAAGACATGCTGTCCAACATCAACCTCATGGTCGGCGTCTGGCCCACCGGCAGGGCCGGCAGTGTCACGCAGCAGTTGCAGGCACTGGCCAACAAGGCGTGGAGCGTCCACCAAACCCGACAGGTCCGCCGGCTCGCCACCATCATCGAAGCCTGGTGCGACGACATCGTCATCCTGCTCAACGAGCAGCACACCAAGTACCTGAGCGACCAAGACCAAGACGGGCGTTGGAGGAACGCCGCCTGCCCGGCCTGCGGCGTCGACACCGTCTACCACCTAGACAGCGCAGGCGAGCACGTCCGCACACCCGCGCTGCGCATCGTCACCGAATTCGGCGCCGACTGCGCCAACTGCGGCCACTACTGGGCGCCCAACCAATACATGGAACTGGCCACCGACCTGGGCTGCGAACGACCAGCAGGAGTACTCCAATGA
- a CDS encoding DUF4326 domain-containing protein has product MPERIEFEGRISAHGTRHDYYGPNGTVIEYYVRWATRAEIVELFRRTLTEPDRGMLGAYPSGDGRFVRFTVKDIRRQLRGRDLACWCPLDQPCHADVLLEVANA; this is encoded by the coding sequence ATGCCTGAACGAATCGAGTTTGAAGGTCGAATCAGCGCGCACGGGACACGGCACGACTACTACGGCCCCAACGGCACAGTCATCGAGTACTACGTCCGCTGGGCTACTCGCGCAGAGATCGTCGAGCTATTCCGACGCACCCTGACCGAGCCTGACCGGGGAATGCTCGGCGCCTACCCGTCAGGTGATGGGCGCTTCGTGCGGTTCACCGTCAAGGACATCCGCCGCCAGCTGCGCGGCCGTGACCTCGCCTGCTGGTGCCCGCTCGATCAGCCATGCCACGCCGACGTGCTACTGGAGGTTGCAAATGCCTGA
- a CDS encoding HNH endonuclease — translation MAGNASSNRYGLDDTCMALPYIHIDGVCNRCGKALTGRQTQWCSRECSNELTRQHDWSWARNAAKQRDGDRCVRCGGNGSDQRPKQWRQVLSISDARKLGLDWPVTERPVDLFVAVGGPRPWLEVNHIDPRVGRGYGFGCHNHLSNLETLCHGCHVTETNRQAAERRGDPPAVVQIDLFSEVANA, via the coding sequence ATGGCAGGCAACGCGTCTAGTAACCGCTACGGCCTTGACGACACCTGCATGGCGCTGCCATACATCCACATCGACGGGGTCTGCAACCGGTGTGGAAAGGCGCTGACCGGTCGGCAGACGCAGTGGTGCAGCCGGGAATGCAGCAACGAACTGACACGTCAGCACGACTGGAGTTGGGCGCGCAACGCGGCAAAGCAGCGTGACGGCGACCGGTGTGTACGTTGCGGCGGCAACGGGAGCGATCAACGTCCGAAGCAGTGGCGGCAGGTGCTATCGATCAGCGACGCGCGCAAGCTCGGGCTCGACTGGCCTGTTACTGAACGCCCGGTCGATCTCTTCGTCGCCGTCGGGGGGCCTCGGCCGTGGCTGGAGGTCAACCACATCGATCCACGGGTAGGCCGAGGCTATGGGTTTGGGTGTCATAACCATCTGTCGAACCTCGAAACCCTTTGCCACGGTTGCCATGTGACGGAGACGAACCGGCAGGCCGCCGAGCGCCGGGGCGATCCGCCGGCGGTGGTGCAGATCGACCTATTCAGTGAGGTAGCCAATGCCTGA
- a CDS encoding DUF3310 domain-containing protein, protein MSDLTGDAADMVNHPPHYQPIAGVTFECIDVTRQLSFNVGNAVKYVWRADRKNGLQDLEKAHWYLRDAIAHGDPIYVGATPWQFDARLTVLARAQSSPLRTVFFNSIRMCLLDSARDAVEQMILGYGPTGL, encoded by the coding sequence ATGAGTGACTTGACCGGCGACGCGGCCGACATGGTGAACCACCCTCCCCACTACCAGCCGATCGCCGGAGTCACCTTCGAATGCATCGACGTGACTCGGCAGCTGTCGTTCAACGTCGGTAACGCCGTCAAGTATGTGTGGCGAGCCGACAGAAAGAACGGTCTACAGGACCTGGAGAAGGCCCACTGGTACCTCCGCGACGCGATCGCGCACGGAGACCCCATCTACGTCGGCGCTACGCCATGGCAATTCGACGCGCGACTGACTGTCCTTGCTCGAGCACAGAGCAGCCCGCTCCGGACAGTGTTCTTCAACAGCATCCGGATGTGCCTGCTGGATAGTGCCCGCGACGCGGTAGAGCAGATGATCCTCGGATACGGGCCAACGGGCCTCTGA
- a CDS encoding DUF3307 domain-containing protein gives MSIGAVIAAAGLAHMVGDYLIQSDWMAQEKTRRWWPAIAHGVTYGLPFLLVTQSVAALAVIVGTHVVIDHWRLARHVVWFKNQLAPYAFRPPHTATGHGPDRPDWLSVWLLIIADNTLHMLINVAAVVWL, from the coding sequence ATGAGCATCGGTGCGGTCATCGCCGCCGCCGGCCTCGCGCACATGGTCGGCGATTACCTGATCCAGTCGGACTGGATGGCGCAGGAAAAGACACGTCGCTGGTGGCCGGCGATCGCGCACGGCGTCACTTACGGGCTGCCATTCCTGCTCGTCACGCAGTCGGTCGCGGCCTTGGCGGTGATCGTCGGGACACACGTCGTGATCGATCACTGGCGCCTGGCGCGGCACGTCGTTTGGTTCAAGAATCAACTGGCGCCGTACGCATTCCGGCCGCCGCACACCGCCACTGGCCACGGACCGGACCGCCCTGACTGGCTGTCGGTGTGGCTGCTGATCATCGCCGACAACACCCTGCACATGCTGATCAACGTCGCCGCGGTGGTGTGGCTCTGA
- a CDS encoding helix-turn-helix domain-containing protein, whose translation MTTGGPVAVVAVLINQRKALGLTQTDIARLLSVTSSTVGHFELGRATPRLDTLERYAAVVGMQLAIVPATP comes from the coding sequence ATGACCACCGGCGGGCCGGTGGCTGTCGTCGCCGTGCTGATCAACCAGCGCAAGGCTCTGGGGCTCACTCAGACCGATATCGCACGCCTTCTATCGGTCACGTCATCGACCGTCGGCCACTTCGAATTAGGCCGGGCGACACCGCGTCTGGACACCCTCGAACGCTACGCGGCCGTCGTCGGTATGCAACTCGCGATCGTCCCCGCCACGCCATGA
- a CDS encoding DUF6551 family protein has translation MTGTDVYTTTLRPSECFVDQTYQRLLDVARARTITASWDRRLVGIIEVSDRGPDASPRYAVVDGQHRWAAARFLQNPPQLVANVHEGLTVEQEAELFDKLNRQRRQPTTWDHWKARRAAGDTTVAAIERVVAKAGLVVTETTGRDGAVWCISTMEKIFASGGPELLQMTLDVITIAWGHQRAAVEAPMVHGIAMALQTFDGRISAQRLDDALTAVAPKRIRVMATTLRDDAGMTGSLAKLTAVAIINLYNGLPGAKLQWPNTWRGTLAKPAPEPRQQPVPPSSSAGAKTALPEPDTASAAPEPVPASTVSASGGDCEATVAADHPAATAERSEAITTMLAGTATPDDLYDQVDAMAGRDAAEVADALGITERRVRQIRAEIDGAVPQHRPASRLGRV, from the coding sequence ATGACCGGTACTGACGTCTACACCACCACCCTGCGGCCGAGCGAATGCTTCGTCGACCAGACCTACCAACGGCTCCTGGACGTCGCACGGGCCCGCACCATCACCGCGAGTTGGGACCGCCGCCTCGTCGGCATCATCGAGGTCTCCGACCGCGGCCCCGACGCCTCCCCTCGGTACGCGGTCGTTGACGGCCAACACCGTTGGGCCGCAGCACGGTTCCTGCAGAACCCGCCGCAGCTGGTCGCCAACGTCCATGAAGGCCTCACCGTCGAGCAGGAAGCCGAACTGTTCGACAAGCTCAACCGGCAGCGCCGGCAGCCCACCACCTGGGACCACTGGAAGGCCCGCCGCGCCGCGGGAGACACCACCGTCGCCGCGATCGAACGCGTTGTCGCCAAGGCCGGCCTCGTGGTCACCGAGACCACCGGCCGTGACGGTGCGGTGTGGTGCATCTCCACCATGGAGAAGATATTCGCCTCTGGCGGTCCCGAGCTGTTGCAGATGACTCTGGATGTCATCACCATCGCCTGGGGCCACCAGCGGGCCGCCGTGGAAGCGCCCATGGTGCACGGCATCGCCATGGCGCTGCAGACGTTCGACGGCCGTATCAGCGCCCAGCGGCTCGACGATGCACTCACCGCGGTGGCACCCAAGCGCATCCGCGTCATGGCCACCACACTGCGCGACGACGCCGGCATGACCGGCTCGCTGGCCAAGCTCACTGCCGTCGCCATCATCAACCTCTACAACGGCCTGCCCGGCGCGAAACTGCAGTGGCCCAACACCTGGCGCGGCACCCTCGCCAAACCGGCGCCAGAACCACGTCAGCAGCCCGTCCCGCCGAGCAGCTCGGCCGGAGCCAAAACGGCACTGCCGGAGCCGGATACGGCATCGGCTGCCCCTGAGCCTGTCCCGGCGAGCACAGTGTCCGCTTCGGGTGGTGATTGTGAAGCGACTGTGGCGGCAGATCACCCCGCCGCGACTGCTGAGCGTTCCGAAGCAATCACGACCATGCTCGCCGGGACAGCCACACCCGACGACCTCTACGACCAGGTCGACGCCATGGCCGGCCGCGACGCCGCCGAAGTCGCTGACGCGCTGGGTATCACCGAACGTCGCGTGCGGCAAATCCGCGCCGAGATCGACGGTGCCGTGCCGCAACACCGCCCAGCATCGCGGCTAGGGCGAGTATGA